One segment of Vulpes lagopus strain Blue_001 chromosome 8, ASM1834538v1, whole genome shotgun sequence DNA contains the following:
- the LOC121497186 gene encoding protocadherin beta-2-like, whose amino-acid sequence MGSCLLGDRKLMEAGDGKEHFPKQRQVLIFFVLLGVAQAASEPRHYSVAEEMESGSFVANLLKDLGLEVNELAERGARVVSKGKKMRLQLDRQTGDLLLNEKLDREELCGLVEPCVLPFQVLLENPLQFFQAELRVRDINDHSPVFLDKEIILKISESITPGTTFLIERAQDLDVGSNSLQSYTLSPNSHFHLNLQDSPEGILPQLVLDKALDREEQAEIRLTLTALDGGPPPRSGTALVRIEVLDSNDNAPEFTKLFYEVQVLEDSPIGFQVAMVSARDLDIGTNGEISYVFSQASEEIRKTFQINATSGELFLTQKLDFESIQTYTLNIQATDGGGLSGSCVVFVQVMDLNDNPPELTMSTFIDHIPENLQETITAVFSVSDPDSGDNGRIVCSIQDDLPFLLKPSVENFYTLVTERPLDRESQAEYNITITVSDLGTPRLQTQHTITVTVSDVNDNAPAFSQTTYTLRVRENNSPALHIGTVSATDRDAGANAQVTYSLLPPRDPQLPLASLVSINADNGQLFALRSLDYEALQAFEVRVGAADRGSPALSSQALVRVLVLDDNDNAPFVLYPLQNGSAPCTELVPRAAEAGYLVTKVVAVDGDSGQNAWLSFQLLKATEPGLFGVWAHNGEVRTARLLSERDAVRHRLLVLVKDNGEPPLSASVTLHVLLVDGFSQPYLPLPDVAAAEARADPLTVYLVIALASVSSLFLCSALAFVAVRLCRRSGAASGGGCAVPEGHFPGHLVDVSGAGTLSQSYQYEVCLTGGSGTSEFKFLKPIVPNFLGLGEERVSEANPFQG is encoded by the coding sequence ATGGGGTCATGTTTGCTGGGAGACCGGAAGCTGATGGAGGCTGGAGATGGAAAAGAACACTTTCCGAAACAAAGGCAAGTCCTGATATTCTTTGTTTTGCTGGGCGTAGCTCAGGCTGCTTCGGAGCCTAGGCACTACTCAGTGGCTGAGGAAATGGAAAGCGGCTCCTTTGTGGCCAATTTGTTAAAAGATCTGGGATTGGAGGTAAATGAACTAGCTGAACGGGGGGCTCGGGTggtttccaaagggaaaaaaatgcgCTTGCAGCTTGATAGGCAGACAGGGGATTTGTTGTTAAATGAGAAACTGGACCGGGAGGAGCTGTGTGGCCTTGTCGAGCCATGTGTGCTACCTTTCCAGGTGTTATTGGAAAATCCCTTGCAGTTTTTTCAGGCTGAGCTACGGGTTAGAGATATAAATGATCATTCCCCGGTTTTCCtagacaaagaaataattttgaaaatttcagaaaGTATCACTCCCGGAACTACTTTCCTAATAGAACGTGCCCAGGACTTAGATGTAGGAAGCAACAGTCTCCAAAGTTACACTCTCAGCCCCAATTCCCACTTCCATCTTAATTTACAAGACAGTCCTGAGGGCATATTACCACAGCTGGTGCTGGACAAAGCTCTGGATCGGGAGGAACAGGCTGAGATCAGGTTAACTCTCACAGCGCTGGACGGCGGGCCTCCACCCAGATCTGGCACTGCCCTGGTTCGCATCGAAGTTTTAGATAGCAATGATAATGCCCCCGAGTTTACAAAGCTGTTCTATGAGGTGCAAGTCCTGGAAGACAGTCCCATTGGATTCCAAGTTGCCATGGTCTCTGCTAGAGATCTGGACATTGGAACCAATGGAGAAATATCGTACGTATTTTCCCAAGCCTCTGAAGAGATCCGcaaaacttttcaaataaatgcCACGTCAGGAGAACTCTTTTTAACGCAGAAACTGGATTTCGAATCCATTCAGACTTATACATTAAATATTCAGGCAACAGACGGTGGTGGACTTTCTGGAAGTTGCGTGGTGTTTGTCCAAGTGATGGATTTGAATGACAACCCTCCGGAACTGACTATGTCAACATTTATCGATCACATCCCAGAAAACTTACAGGAGACCATAACTGCTGTATTCAGCGTTTCAGATCCTGACTCGGGAGACAATGGAAGAATCGTTTGTTCCATTCAAGATGATCTTCCTTTCTTGCTTAAGCcttctgttgagaatttttacaccCTAGTTACGGAGAGACCATTGGACAGAGAGAGCCAGGCGGAGTACAACATCACCATCACCGTCAGTGACTTGGGGACCCCCAGGCTGCAAACCCAGCACACCATCACCGTGACGGTCTCCGACGTCAACGACAACGCCCCCGCCTTCAGCCAGACCACCTACACCCTGCGCGTCCGCGAGAACAACAGCCCCGCCCTGCACATCGGCACCGTGAGCGCCACCGACAGGGACGCGGGCGCCAACGCCCAGGTCACCTACTCGCTGCTGCCGCCCCGGGACCCGCAGCTGCCGCTCGCCTCGCTGGTGTCCATCAACGCGGACAACGGGCAGCTGTTCGCGCTCAGGTCCCTGGATTACGAGGCGCTGCAGGCCTTCGAGGTCCGCGTGGGCGCGGCCGACCGCGGCTCGCCCGCGCTGAGCAGCCAGGCGCTGGTGCGCGTGCTGGTGCTGGACGACAACGACAACGCGCCCTTCGTGCTGTACCCGCTGCAGAACGGCTCTGCGCCCTGCACCGAGCTGGTGCCGCGGGCGGCCGAGGCGGGCTACCTGGTGACCAAGGTGGTGGCGGTGGACGGCGACTCGGGCCAGAACGCCTGGCTGTCGTTCCAGCTGCTCAAGGCCACGGAGCCCGGGCTGTTCGGCGTGTGGGCGCACAACGGCGAGGTGCGCACGGCCCGGCTGCTGAGCGAGCGCGACGCCGTCAGGCACAGGCTGCTGGTGCTGGTCAAGGACAATGGCGAGCCGCCGCTGTCGGCCAGCGTCACGCTGCACGTGCTGCTGGTGGACGGCTTCTCGCAGCCCTACCTGCCGCTGCCGGACGTGGCGGCGGCCGAGGCCCGGGCCGACCCGCTCACCGTCTACCTGGTCATCGCCTTGGCGTCCGTGTCGTCGCTCTTCCTGTGCTCGGCGCTGGCGTTCGTGGCGGTGCGGCTGTGCAGGAGGAGCGGGGCGGCGTCGGGGGGTGGCTGCGCGGTGCCCGAGGGCCACTTCCCGGGCCACCTGGTGGACGTCAGCGGCGCGGGGACCCTGTCCCAGAGCTACCAGTACGAGGTGTGTCTGACGGGAGGCTCAGGGACCAGCGAGTTCAAGTTCCTCAAGCCGATTGTGCCCAATTTCCTTGGTCTGGGTGAGGAGAGGGTTAGTGAAGCAAACCCGTTTCAGGGATAG
- the PCDHB1 gene encoding protocadherin beta-1, with protein sequence MAVARRKFLQSRQVGSLLFLLCISTGSAATIRYSVAEEMESGSFVANVAKDLGLEVGKLAARGARLVSEGSKVHFRLHRKTGDLFVKEKLDRESLCGKADPCVLHFEIVLVEPLQSFRAEVRVFDINDNAPIFLNKQPLLKIPESTPLGSRFPLQSAQDLDVGLNGLQNYTLSPNAYFHLHTRFRSQGPKYAELVLDKPLDREEQPEVNLTITAVDGGSPPKSGIAHIRVEVLDVNDHVPQFSRLVYRVQVPENSANGSLVATVSATDLDEGSNKEITYSLAQNPETILQTFQIDSQTGEVRLRGPLDFEAIETYDIDIQATDGGGLSAHSKVLVEVVDVNDNPPEVTVSSVSSPLPEDSPLQTVVALFSIRDRDIQVGGKIICFLREDLPFAVKPTFRNSYSLVTDRGLDREEVSGYNVTVVAMDTGPPSLFTETVIEVLISDINDNPPVFQEDSYILTVRENNSPAIFIGKVHAEDLDLGENAQVTYTLLPPKSGDLAVFAYISINSDNGKLYALRTIDYEAIQDFQFVVKATDGGFLSLSSQVTVRVVVLDDNDNRPMILYPLQNGTSPCNDLVPRSADVGYLVTKVVAVDGDSGRNSWLSYHLLKATDPGLFSVQQQNGEIRTLRQISERDPMIQKLIVLVQDHGQPVLSTTASLNILLVDGFSEPYLQFRNPSKNPTRVNPSTKYLVISLAVLSFLFLLSVTVIFVLHIYQKVKYREKFTVQEHFYDDCNFPNNLVQGGASGSLSQPCPYEMCSATGTSNSEFRFLKRFMPNFPFPHGTGEAKTEACSSLPPDSERNRSQGSEDHGRVSDNCM encoded by the coding sequence ATGGCGGTTGCGCGCAGAAAATTCTTGCAGAGCAGGCAAGTAGggtctcttctctttttgttgtGCATATCTACGGGGAGCGCGGCCACTATCCGCTATTCGGTGGCGGAAGAGATGGAGAGCGGTTCGTTTGTGGCTAATGTGGCCAAGGACCTGGGGCTGGAGGTAGGGAAGCTGGCTGCGCGCGGGGCGCGACTGGTTTCCGAAGGCAGCAAAGTGCATTTCCGGCTCCACCGCAAGACAGGGGATCTGTTCGTGAAGGAGAAACTGGATAGGGAGTCGCTTTGTGGCAAAGCTGACCCGTGTGTGCTGCACTTTGAAATAGTTCTGGTGGAGCCGCTGCAGTCCTTTCGTGCGGAGGTCAGGGTATTTGATATCAATGACAATGCCCCGATTTTCCTGAACAAGCAGCCGCTTTTAAAGATTCCGGAGAGCACACCCTTGGGTTCACGTTTTCCTCTGCAGAGCGCCCAGGATCTGGACGTGGGTCTCAATGGTCTTCAAAACTACACCTTGAGCCCCAACGCGTATTTCCACCTGCACACCCGTTTTCGCAGCCAAGGGCCCAAATATGCCGAGCTGGTCCTGGATAAGCCTCTGGACAGAGAGGAGCAGCCTGAAGTCAACCTGACCATTACGGCGGTGGACGGCGGGTCCCCACCCAAATCTGGCATCGCCCACATCCGCGTGGAGGTTCTGGACGTCAATGACCACGTACCTCAGTTCTCTAGACTGGTGTACCGCGTTCAGGTGCCGGAAAATAGCGCCAATGGTTCTTTGGTGGCCACTGTGAGTGCCACAGACCTGGACGAAGGTTCCAACAAGGAAATAACGTACTCCTTAGCTCAAAACCCAGAAACAATTCTCCAGACATTTCAGATTGACTCTCAAACTGGAGAGGTTCGACTAAGAGGGCCCCTAGATTTTGAAGCAATTGAAACATACGATATTGACATTCAAGCCACCGACGGAGGGGGCCTCTCTGCCCACAGCAAAGTCCTGGTGGAAGTGGTGGATGTGAATGACAATCCACCTGAGGTGACAGTCTCCTCTGTATCCAGCCCTCTCCCCGAAGACTCCCCACTACAAACTGTAGTAGCCCTTTTCTCTATTCGAGACCGGGACATTCAGGTGGGAGGAAAAATCATCTGCTTCCTCAGAGAAGACCTTCCTTTTGCAGTCAAACCTACTTTCCGGAATTCTTACTCACTGGTTACTGACAGAGGCTTGGATCGGGAAGAGGTTTCCGGCTACAATGTCACTGTTGTTGCCATGGATACTGGGCCACCCAGTCTATTCACAGAAACTGTGATTGAGGTGCTAATATCTGACATTAATGACAACCCCCCAGTATTTCAGGAAGACTCCTACATTTTGACTGTTCGAGAAAACAACAGCCCAGCAATTTTTATTGGCAAAGTTCATGCTGAAGATCTAGATTTGGGTGAGAATGCCCAAGTAACATATACTTTGCTGCCTCCAAAAAGTGGAGATTTAGCCGTGTTTGCTTATATCTCCATAAATTCAGATAACGGGAAGCTCTATGCACTGAGAACCATTGATTATGAGGCCATTCAAGATTTTCAGTTTGTGGTAAAGGCAACTGATGGGGGCTTCTTGTCATTGAGTAGCCAGGTTACTGTCAGAGTGGTTGTTCTGGATGACAATGACAACCGCCCAATGATCTTGTACCCACTGCAGAATGGCACCTCACCCTGCAATGACTTGGTGCCCAGGTCTGCAGATGTGGGCTACCTGGTAACCAAGGTAGTGGCTGTGGATGGTGACTCAGGTCGGAATTCTTGGCTCTCATATCATCTCCTTAAGGCCACTGACCCTGGGTTATTCTCTGTTCAACAACAAAATGGGGAAATCCGTACATTGCGGCAGATATCTGAGAGAGACCCTATGATTCAGAAACTGATCGTTCTTGTTCAAGATCATGGCCAACCAGTTCTTTCCACTACTGCCTCACTCAACATCTTGCTGGTAGATGGATTTTCTGAACCTTATCTGCAATTCCGGAATCCATCCAAGAATCCTACAAGGGTAAATCCATCCACTAAATATTTGGTCATTTCTCTAGctgtgctttcctttctctttctcttgtctgtCACAGTGATCTTTGTTCTTCACATCTACCAGAAGgttaaatatagagaaaagttCACAGTTCAAGAGCATTTCTATGATGACTGTAATTTCCCTAACAACCTGGTACAAGGAGGGGCCAGTGGGTCTTTATCTCAGCCGTGTCCCTATGAAATGTGCTCAGCCACCGGCACCAGCAATAGTGAGTTTCGGTTTCTTAAGCGCTTTATGCCCAACTTTCCCTTCCCCCATGGCACTGGAGAGGCAAAAACAGAGGCTTGCTCCAGTTTACCACCAGATTCTGAGAGGAATAGGTCTCAGGGGTCAGAGGATCATGGTCGAGTATCTGACAACTGTATGTAG